A single genomic interval of Argonema galeatum A003/A1 harbors:
- a CDS encoding tyrosinase family protein: MEDQQMMANMMGMATDNREVNFAEGTQPDQPLPTTEPPVSQPEIPSEPSTSPFRQKDELRQAISTPDKHVRKAVLDLTQDEKNAYTSAVLKMKNTFRPGSPISMLDEFVMLHIEIMAFARVPLKPGQTMGEGPLDMSGINAAHFAPAFASWHRELLSRYEKGLQQVSGNPNLTVPYWDYTDPRTLDVLFSPNFLGGNGSGDNYTVTPNQELVPNAGATQTINGGEVTDGPFTKANGYVLDPRIHSNMDDSVSRGDALKRYLYNEPWGRNLIPREEVEAYMSLDDPSLFISALEGNIKILSQNGELARDANGNIRYDFPIQNLIYYGHNLIHDFVSGSPVPAGTDFNSLIYRGTMNVSSSPYDPVFWMLHSNIDRKWAEWQADGHNGPEYYATNNPLDPVAGTPLPYGQNLNDRMWPWDGGQNMPRYVLSQVDTNGNPLQRLDVRGIAQNAYGNDIVLLTDPIDISSGRYNYTYSSLVTRLSAPPTLGAETLFNPTYYSKMNGDVANAVNGGVFRSAFQHFAQSGYQEGRNPSALFDQYAIDNPDVAVGIANGSVKSAFDHFIKNGIAEGRGLAKQMAGLEAVYELQNADVAQGVRQGTITSGLAHLFQSGLAEGRDPFRLYNLIAENFDATYYDAKNPDVAAAVRQGVFDSSLEHFVGFGMSEGRNPSLLFNSKTYDASNPDVATAVSQGTVRSEFEHYLTKGFAEGRALSAGTAANFQAGKTLTGSAGDDVITGGFGNDTINGGAGDDVIDGGAGMDMVTGGAGRDLFVLAMGMGGNTITDFSAAEDRLELPMGMMFNQLGISASGQDTVVNIASTGEQLAMLMGVSASAITSGVFATV, encoded by the coding sequence ATGGAAGACCAACAAATGATGGCCAACATGATGGGGATGGCAACAGATAACCGTGAGGTAAATTTCGCAGAAGGAACGCAACCAGATCAACCACTACCAACGACAGAACCGCCAGTAAGTCAACCAGAAATACCGTCAGAACCCAGCACATCCCCGTTTCGGCAAAAAGACGAACTAAGACAGGCAATCAGCACACCTGATAAGCACGTGCGGAAAGCTGTTCTAGACCTCACTCAGGATGAGAAGAACGCTTACACCAGCGCCGTGCTGAAGATGAAAAACACATTCCGTCCGGGATCGCCCATTAGTATGCTGGACGAGTTTGTGATGCTCCACATTGAAATCATGGCCTTTGCCAGGGTGCCCCTGAAACCCGGTCAGACTATGGGCGAAGGGCCGTTGGATATGTCTGGCATTAACGCGGCTCACTTCGCTCCTGCCTTCGCATCTTGGCACCGCGAGCTGCTGTCGCGTTATGAAAAGGGATTGCAGCAAGTTTCTGGAAATCCCAACCTAACCGTACCCTACTGGGATTACACCGATCCCAGAACCCTGGATGTCTTGTTCTCGCCAAATTTTCTGGGCGGTAACGGGAGCGGCGATAACTATACAGTAACGCCGAACCAAGAACTCGTACCAAATGCAGGAGCCACCCAAACCATAAACGGCGGCGAAGTAACAGATGGGCCATTCACTAAAGCCAATGGATATGTCCTCGACCCCAGAATCCACTCCAATATGGATGATTCTGTCAGCCGGGGTGATGCCCTGAAGCGCTATCTCTACAACGAACCCTGGGGAAGGAATCTGATCCCCAGAGAAGAAGTTGAAGCTTATATGAGTCTGGACGATCCCAGTTTATTCATCAGCGCCTTGGAAGGGAACATCAAGATCCTTTCTCAGAATGGTGAATTGGCCAGGGATGCGAATGGCAACATCCGGTATGACTTTCCCATCCAAAACCTCATTTATTACGGCCACAACTTAATTCACGATTTTGTTTCGGGCAGCCCAGTCCCTGCGGGCACCGACTTCAATTCTTTAATATACAGGGGGACAATGAACGTCTCCTCCTCGCCTTACGATCCGGTGTTCTGGATGCTCCACTCCAACATAGATCGGAAGTGGGCGGAATGGCAGGCTGACGGGCATAACGGGCCTGAGTACTATGCGACAAACAACCCTCTAGACCCTGTAGCGGGAACCCCCCTGCCCTACGGACAAAACCTGAACGATCGGATGTGGCCGTGGGATGGGGGCCAGAATATGCCCCGCTATGTCTTGTCTCAGGTCGATACGAATGGTAATCCATTGCAGCGCCTGGATGTCAGGGGGATTGCTCAGAATGCCTACGGAAACGACATTGTTCTGTTAACAGATCCGATCGATATTTCGTCGGGTCGGTACAACTACACCTACAGTTCCCTCGTTACCAGATTAAGTGCCCCACCTACTCTTGGCGCTGAAACCCTGTTTAACCCCACCTATTATTCCAAAATGAATGGTGACGTTGCCAACGCGGTTAATGGTGGTGTTTTCAGGAGTGCTTTCCAGCACTTCGCTCAAAGCGGTTACCAAGAAGGGCGCAACCCCAGTGCTTTATTTGACCAGTACGCCATAGACAATCCGGATGTGGCTGTCGGCATTGCTAACGGTTCTGTGAAAAGTGCATTCGATCACTTCATCAAGAACGGTATAGCAGAGGGGCGCGGACTTGCTAAACAGATGGCTGGATTGGAAGCAGTTTACGAACTCCAAAACGCAGATGTTGCCCAAGGTGTTCGCCAAGGCACTATTACAAGTGGGCTGGCGCACCTATTCCAATCCGGTTTAGCTGAAGGTCGCGATCCTTTCAGACTCTACAACCTGATTGCCGAAAACTTTGACGCCACCTATTATGACGCCAAAAACCCAGATGTAGCAGCAGCCGTTCGGCAAGGCGTATTCGATAGTTCTCTGGAACATTTCGTTGGATTTGGAATGTCTGAGGGTCGCAACCCCAGTCTTCTGTTCAACAGCAAGACTTACGATGCAAGCAATCCTGACGTAGCGACTGCGGTAAGCCAAGGCACGGTAAGAAGTGAATTTGAACACTATTTGACTAAGGGTTTCGCGGAAGGAAGAGCCCTTTCAGCTGGCACAGCAGCTAACTTTCAAGCGGGTAAAACGCTCACAGGTAGTGCTGGTGATGACGTAATCACAGGTGGCTTTGGCAACGATACCATCAACGGTGGTGCTGGAGACGACGTGATTGACGGCGGTGCTGGCATGGATATGGTCACTGGCGGTGCCGGTCGCGATTTGTTTGTACTGGCAATGGGCATGGGCGGAAACACCATTACTGACTTCTCTGCGGCTGAAGACCGACTGGAATTACCTATGGGTATGATGTTTAATCAGTTGGGTATCTCAGCCTCTGGACAAGATACCGTTGTCAACATTGCTTCCACAGGCGAACAATTAGCAATGCTGATGGGTGTATCAGCTAGCGCTATCACTTCTGGTGTATTCGCTACCGTCTAA
- a CDS encoding magnesium chelatase subunit H, with protein MFTHVKSTIRHIAPDNLTGRSLIKVVYVVLEPQYQSALSAAVRSINQNNQNIAIEISGYLLEELRDPENYADFKRDVAKANIFIASLIFIEDLADKVVAVVEPLRDKLDVAVVFPSMPQVMRLNKMGSFSMAQLGQSKSVIAQFMRKRKEKSGAGFQDGMLKLLQTLPKVLKYLPMDKAQDARNFMLSFQYWLGGSSENLENFMLMLADKYVFKGQHKVQFQDPVTYPDMGIWHPLAPNMFEDIKEYFNWYNSRNEIPEDLKDPLAPCVGLVLQRTHLVTRDDAHYVAMVQELEAMGAKVISVFAGGLDFSKPVDAYFYDAASKTTIVDIVVSLTGFALVGGPARQDHPKAIDTLKRLNRPYMVALPLVFQTTEEWQDSDLGLHPIQVALQIAIPELDGAIEPIILSGRDGATGKAIALQDRIEAIAHRALKWANLRRKPKLDKKVAITVFSFPPDKGNVGTAAYLDVFGSIYEVMKALKQNGYDLPELPESAEKLMQEVIHDAQAQYSTPELNIGYKMSVSEYEELTPYSVRLEENWGPPPGHLNSDGQNLLIYGKHFGNVFIGVQPTFGYEGDPMRLLFSRSASPHHGFAAYYTYLEQIWKADAVLHFGTHGSLEFMPGKQMGMSGDCYPDSLIGKIPNLYYYAANNPSEATIAKRRSYAETISYLTPPAENAGLYKGLKELSELIASYQTLKDTGRGVSIVNTIVDKCRLVNLDKDIDFSDKDARDLTSEERDNIVGSVYRRLMEIESRLLPCGLHVIGKPPSAEEAIATLVNIASLDRKEDELLGLPRIIANSIGRDIDEIYCNNNLGILSDVQLLQEITLANRAAVSALVKEQTDADGRVSLVSKLNFFNMGKKEPWIEALQESGFPKVDPEAIKPLFEYLEFCLKQICADNELGALLKALEGEYVLPGPGGDPIRNPDVLPTGKNIHALDPQSIPTAAAVASAKIVVDRLLDRQRQETGNWPETIACVLWGTDNIKTYGESLAQIMWMVGVKPVPDALGRVNKLELLSLAELGRPRIDVVINCSGVFRDLFINQMNLLDQAVKMAAEADEPLEMNFVRKHALEQAAEMGINLRQAATRVFSNASGSYSSNINLAVENSTWDSEAELQEMYLTRKSFAFTSDSPGTMEQSRKIFETALKSADVTFQNLDSSEISLTDVSHYFDSDPTKVVATLRGDGKTPASYIADTTTANAQVRSLSETVRLDARTKLLNPKWYEGMLSHGYEGVRELSKRLVNTMGWSATAGAVDNWIYEDTNSTFIQDEEMRNRLMNLNPHSFRKVVSTLLEVNGRGYWETSESNLQMLRELYQEVEDRIEGVE; from the coding sequence ATGTTCACCCACGTCAAGTCCACCATTCGACACATTGCGCCAGATAACCTAACGGGGCGATCGCTAATTAAGGTGGTCTATGTCGTGCTAGAGCCGCAATATCAGAGTGCTTTATCGGCAGCGGTTCGCTCGATAAACCAAAATAATCAAAACATTGCGATCGAAATTAGCGGTTATCTGCTAGAAGAACTCAGAGATCCTGAGAACTACGCGGACTTTAAGCGGGATGTCGCCAAAGCCAACATTTTTATTGCTTCGCTGATCTTCATTGAAGACTTAGCAGACAAGGTAGTTGCCGTTGTGGAACCCTTGCGCGACAAGCTCGACGTTGCGGTAGTCTTCCCATCGATGCCCCAGGTAATGCGCCTGAACAAGATGGGTAGCTTCTCGATGGCGCAGTTGGGCCAGTCCAAGAGTGTAATAGCACAATTCATGCGGAAACGCAAGGAAAAATCTGGTGCTGGGTTCCAAGACGGGATGCTGAAACTGCTGCAAACTTTGCCAAAAGTCCTCAAATACCTACCGATGGACAAAGCCCAGGATGCCCGCAACTTCATGCTAAGTTTCCAATATTGGTTGGGCGGTTCCTCCGAGAACTTGGAAAACTTCATGTTGATGCTGGCGGACAAATATGTCTTTAAAGGACAGCATAAAGTCCAGTTCCAAGATCCAGTCACCTATCCCGACATGGGTATTTGGCATCCCTTGGCACCGAATATGTTCGAGGATATCAAGGAATACTTCAACTGGTACAACAGCCGCAACGAGATCCCAGAAGATTTAAAAGACCCCTTAGCACCCTGTGTTGGTTTGGTGCTGCAACGCACCCACCTCGTCACCCGCGACGATGCACACTATGTGGCGATGGTACAAGAATTAGAAGCGATGGGCGCAAAGGTAATTTCCGTATTTGCCGGGGGGTTGGATTTCTCTAAACCTGTGGATGCGTATTTCTACGATGCAGCTAGCAAAACAACAATCGTAGATATAGTAGTTTCACTGACTGGCTTTGCCCTAGTTGGTGGCCCAGCAAGGCAAGATCATCCGAAGGCAATTGATACCCTAAAACGGTTGAATCGTCCTTATATGGTGGCTTTGCCTTTGGTGTTCCAAACTACTGAAGAATGGCAAGATAGCGATTTGGGACTGCACCCGATTCAAGTGGCGTTGCAGATTGCGATTCCCGAATTGGATGGTGCGATCGAACCAATTATACTATCGGGTCGGGATGGAGCGACGGGAAAAGCGATCGCACTGCAAGATCGGATTGAAGCGATCGCCCACCGCGCATTAAAATGGGCTAACCTGCGTCGCAAACCCAAACTAGATAAGAAAGTTGCCATAACAGTATTCAGCTTTCCACCAGATAAAGGCAACGTCGGTACTGCGGCATATCTAGATGTATTCGGCTCAATTTATGAGGTAATGAAAGCCCTCAAACAGAACGGTTACGACCTGCCAGAATTGCCAGAATCTGCCGAAAAACTGATGCAAGAAGTCATCCACGACGCCCAAGCACAGTACAGCACCCCCGAACTGAATATCGGTTACAAAATGTCAGTATCAGAGTATGAGGAATTAACTCCCTACTCGGTGCGCTTAGAAGAAAATTGGGGGCCGCCACCCGGTCATCTTAACAGCGACGGACAAAACTTATTAATTTACGGCAAACACTTCGGAAATGTCTTCATCGGCGTACAGCCAACCTTTGGTTATGAAGGCGATCCGATGCGGTTGCTGTTCTCCCGTTCTGCCAGTCCGCATCACGGTTTTGCCGCTTACTATACCTATCTAGAACAAATCTGGAAAGCGGATGCCGTCCTGCATTTCGGTACTCACGGATCTTTGGAATTCATGCCAGGAAAACAGATGGGAATGTCTGGTGACTGTTATCCTGATTCCCTGATTGGCAAAATTCCCAACCTCTATTACTATGCGGCAAATAATCCTAGCGAAGCCACAATTGCCAAACGTCGCAGCTATGCCGAAACTATCAGCTATCTGACACCACCAGCAGAAAATGCCGGACTCTACAAAGGTTTGAAAGAACTAAGCGAATTAATTGCTTCTTATCAAACTTTGAAAGATACCGGACGCGGCGTTTCAATTGTGAATACGATCGTGGATAAATGCCGGTTGGTCAATCTGGATAAAGATATCGATTTTTCAGATAAAGATGCCAGAGATTTAACATCTGAAGAACGGGATAATATCGTCGGTTCTGTCTATCGGCGGTTGATGGAAATTGAATCGCGGTTATTACCTTGTGGTTTGCACGTGATTGGGAAACCGCCGAGTGCAGAAGAAGCGATCGCAACTTTGGTAAATATTGCCAGTCTCGATCGCAAAGAGGATGAACTTCTCGGTTTACCTCGCATTATTGCAAATAGCATCGGACGTGATATCGACGAAATTTATTGCAATAACAATCTGGGTATTTTGTCAGATGTCCAATTATTGCAAGAAATCACCCTAGCTAACCGCGCCGCTGTTAGCGCATTGGTGAAAGAACAAACCGACGCCGACGGTCGAGTTTCTCTCGTTTCCAAGCTCAACTTCTTCAATATGGGTAAGAAGGAACCTTGGATCGAAGCATTGCAAGAATCTGGATTTCCCAAAGTCGATCCAGAAGCAATCAAACCGTTATTTGAGTATTTGGAATTCTGCCTCAAACAAATTTGTGCAGATAACGAATTAGGCGCATTGCTGAAAGCTTTGGAAGGCGAATATGTTCTACCTGGGCCTGGTGGCGACCCCATCCGCAACCCCGATGTATTGCCAACTGGTAAGAACATTCACGCCTTAGATCCCCAATCAATTCCCACAGCAGCAGCAGTGGCATCTGCCAAGATTGTAGTCGATCGATTGCTCGATCGGCAACGTCAAGAAACTGGCAATTGGCCGGAAACAATTGCTTGCGTTTTGTGGGGAACTGATAACATCAAAACCTACGGTGAATCCCTCGCTCAAATTATGTGGATGGTGGGAGTAAAACCCGTACCCGATGCTTTGGGACGAGTGAACAAATTGGAACTACTTTCTTTAGCAGAATTAGGGCGTCCCCGAATTGATGTTGTGATTAACTGTTCGGGAGTTTTCCGGGATTTGTTCATTAACCAGATGAACTTACTCGACCAAGCTGTCAAGATGGCGGCGGAAGCAGACGAACCATTGGAAATGAACTTTGTTCGCAAACACGCTTTAGAACAAGCCGCCGAAATGGGAATTAATTTGCGGCAAGCTGCTACTCGCGTGTTCTCTAATGCTTCCGGTTCCTATTCTTCTAACATCAATTTGGCGGTAGAGAATAGCACTTGGGATAGCGAAGCTGAGTTACAGGAAATGTACTTAACTCGCAAATCTTTTGCTTTCACATCTGATAGTCCCGGTACAATGGAACAGTCACGCAAGATTTTTGAAACTGCACTGAAATCTGCTGATGTGACGTTCCAAAATCTCGATTCTTCCGAGATTAGCTTAACGGATGTTTCCCACTATTTCGACTCTGACCCCACCAAAGTGGTAGCTACTTTGCGCGGCGATGGCAAAACGCCAGCTTCGTATATTGCTGATACTACCACCGCGAATGCACAGGTCCGATCGCTATCAGAAACCGTGCGTTTAGATGCGCGTACCAAACTACTCAATCCCAAGTGGTATGAGGGTATGCTTTCTCACGGTTACGAAGGTGTGCGCGAACTCTCCAAACGGTTAGTAAATACGATGGGTTGGAGTGCAACCGCTGGCGCTGTGGATAACTGGATTTACGAGGATACTAACAGCACGTTTATTCAGGATGAGGAAATGCGGAATCGTTTGATGAATTTGAATCCTCATTCTTTCCGCAAGGTTGTTTCCACTTTGTTGGAAGTAAACGGTCGCGGTTATTGGGAGACGAGTGAGAGTAATTTGCAAATGTTAAGAGAGTTGTATCAGGAGGTTGAGGATCGGATTGAAGGGGTAGAATAG
- a CDS encoding SHOCT domain-containing protein: MTDISEKLIKELQEKTNASLSDCQKALEASNGEINQAYYWLFENTNTFIVCEGISLKSAIKEITKRLANLQELSSEAVTSLKESETNLENVKQEFISLSSELEQIGKQAFESGYWSETEDSNTRKIIETISSTKLRISELEAAKNQRQEELNKGFWSRVKVAVGDILDPIYDLQKQLTGHYIELAKLLITSNDKVESLKLIASESTVTKVREITELKSISEYRKSSALSTISETGKARETLKSTARKNIQLCTNLAEIEECIDELVAVEFADELRKQAAKIKSNLNRSVENSNSSVQSSPVAPVSDGVIIVAKGVNGQLELLEDKIRIKRQGFLAFMNHGFKGDKEILIEHISAIQFKIAGPIMSGYIQFSFFGSQESKGGIFDASKDENTVMFIRQEQEQFENIKEQIEKKRLGKKTPSIAVPLVNSSYIDELEKLASLREKGIITEEEFQVKKRQILGL, translated from the coding sequence ATGACAGACATTTCAGAAAAACTCATTAAAGAACTACAAGAAAAAACCAATGCTAGTTTGAGTGATTGCCAAAAAGCTTTGGAAGCAAGTAATGGCGAAATTAATCAAGCTTACTACTGGCTTTTTGAGAATACTAATACTTTTATTGTTTGTGAAGGAATAAGTTTAAAATCAGCAATTAAGGAGATTACGAAGCGCTTGGCAAATCTGCAAGAATTAAGTTCAGAAGCAGTAACAAGTTTAAAAGAGTCAGAAACAAATTTAGAGAATGTTAAACAAGAGTTTATTAGCTTATCGTCCGAGCTTGAACAAATAGGTAAGCAGGCGTTTGAAAGTGGATATTGGTCAGAGACGGAAGATTCAAATACTCGAAAAATAATAGAAACTATTTCCTCAACCAAACTTAGGATCAGTGAGTTAGAAGCAGCCAAAAATCAAAGGCAAGAAGAATTAAATAAAGGATTTTGGAGTCGAGTCAAAGTAGCTGTAGGAGATATATTAGATCCTATATATGACCTACAAAAGCAACTTACAGGGCATTATATTGAGCTAGCAAAACTGCTCATAACTTCCAACGATAAAGTTGAAAGTTTAAAGCTAATAGCCTCAGAATCCACAGTAACAAAGGTGCGAGAAATAACTGAGCTAAAGTCTATTTCTGAGTATCGTAAAAGTTCAGCTTTATCAACCATATCTGAGACTGGGAAGGCTAGAGAAACCTTGAAATCTACTGCTAGGAAAAATATTCAGTTATGCACAAATTTAGCTGAAATTGAAGAGTGTATAGATGAATTGGTCGCTGTAGAATTTGCTGATGAACTTCGGAAACAAGCAGCAAAAATTAAAAGTAATCTCAATCGTTCTGTAGAAAATTCTAATTCTTCAGTTCAATCTTCGCCAGTTGCACCTGTATCTGATGGAGTTATTATTGTAGCTAAGGGAGTAAATGGCCAACTAGAGCTACTAGAAGACAAAATTCGTATAAAACGTCAAGGCTTCTTAGCGTTTATGAATCATGGATTTAAAGGCGATAAGGAAATACTAATTGAACATATCTCAGCTATACAATTCAAGATAGCTGGCCCAATTATGAGCGGGTATATTCAGTTTTCTTTTTTCGGAAGTCAAGAGTCAAAAGGGGGTATATTTGATGCAAGTAAAGATGAAAATACAGTTATGTTTATTCGACAAGAACAAGAGCAATTTGAAAATATAAAAGAACAAATTGAAAAGAAAAGGCTAGGTAAAAAAACGCCATCTATAGCGGTTCCATTAGTTAATTCTTCTTATATTGATGAACTAGAAAAGCTTGCTTCTTTGCGAGAAAAAGGAATTATTACTGAGGAAGAATTTCAAGTAAAGAAACGGCAAATATTGGGATTATAA
- a CDS encoding BrnT family toxin, with amino-acid sequence MPFEWNEGKNAQNLRKHGISFEEAQEIFDGIVFTAIDERFDYGEIREISIGAIQGVVIVTVVHTERNGVIRIISARKATPQERKTYYDYLAETT; translated from the coding sequence ATGCCATTTGAATGGAATGAAGGCAAAAACGCCCAAAATCTGAGAAAACATGGCATTAGCTTTGAAGAAGCTCAAGAAATCTTTGACGGAATTGTTTTTACCGCCATTGATGAGCGTTTTGACTACGGAGAAATCCGAGAAATCAGTATCGGTGCAATACAAGGTGTCGTTATCGTCACCGTAGTGCATACTGAAAGAAATGGAGTTATCCGCATCATTTCTGCCAGAAAAGCCACTCCACAAGAAAGAAAAACCTACTATGACTATCTCGCCGAAACGACTTGA
- a CDS encoding BrnA antitoxin family protein — translation MTISPKRLEELKNLPEDAIDTSDIPELDANFWSKAKLVKPITKKSISIRVDSDVLDWFKSQGKGYQSLMNAVLRTYVEHQKD, via the coding sequence ATGACTATCTCGCCGAAACGACTTGAAGAATTAAAAAACCTCCCAGAAGACGCCATTGATACATCTGATATTCCTGAGTTAGATGCGAATTTTTGGTCAAAAGCAAAACTGGTAAAACCCATCACCAAAAAATCCATTTCTATCAGGGTTGATAGCGATGTGTTAGATTGGTTTAAAAGCCAAGGAAAGGGTTATCAATCTTTGATGAATGCTGTTCTGCGAACCTATGTTGAACATCAGAAGGATTAA
- a CDS encoding Uma2 family endonuclease, whose protein sequence is MNALTVNFNSIIKLTDEQFFQLCQDNRDLRFERNANGELIIMPPTGGETGNRNGRLTQQLFNWTDVDGTGIAFDSSTGFKLPNDADRSPDTAWIPLERWNTLTNKQQQKFIPLCLDFVVELLSPSDSLSATQKKMQEYIDNGTRLGWFIVRASRRVEIYRQGQEVEILESPVSLSGEDVLPRFILNLEPIW, encoded by the coding sequence ATGAATGCTTTAACCGTCAATTTCAATTCCATAATTAAACTGACAGACGAGCAATTTTTCCAGCTATGTCAGGATAACCGCGATTTAAGATTTGAACGCAATGCTAATGGAGAATTAATTATTATGCCCCCAACTGGAGGAGAAACAGGAAACCGCAATGGTAGATTGACTCAACAGTTATTCAACTGGACAGATGTTGATGGAACTGGAATCGCTTTTGACTCTTCCACTGGGTTTAAATTACCAAATGATGCAGACCGTTCTCCTGATACAGCTTGGATACCTTTAGAACGTTGGAATACGTTAACTAATAAACAACAACAGAAATTTATTCCCCTTTGTCTTGATTTTGTAGTTGAATTACTTTCGCCAAGTGACAGTTTAAGTGCAACTCAAAAGAAAATGCAGGAGTATATAGATAATGGTACTCGTTTGGGGTGGTTCATTGTTCGAGCTTCGCGGCGGGTAGAAATTTATCGCCAAGGTCAAGAAGTTGAAATTTTAGAATCTCCTGTTAGTTTGTCGGGAGAGGATGTTTTACCTCGATTTATCCTAAATCTTGAACCAATTTGGTAA
- a CDS encoding DNA cytosine methyltransferase, whose product MIDGKAISISLFAGAFGLDLGIEQAGFHTIIVVEKDRDATKTIALNRPHLQESTVPREIEKVSTQDLLAEGGRVLKLDRVLRPGEVDLVTGGPPCQPFSTAGKRGSVIDPRGSLFMQFIRIVKEVQPRFFLMENVRGLLSAPIRHRPINQRGKNYPPLEPDEMSGAALRVVLAEMKELGYSVVYNLLEAADYGVPQNRERVIFIGSRDSEAATFPLAKYSKNGKSLPKWRTLRDALTSLVDPEIEFIAYSESRLKYLKLLKAGQKWRDLPAELIKEAMGGAYNSGGGKVGFYRRLSWDKPSPTVTTSPHQKATDMCHPVELRPLSVGECAKIQTFPDRWIFHGSVTSKYKQIGNAVPVLLAKEIGSYLFDLIQGNKPKGKEIAEQLSLFSL is encoded by the coding sequence ATGATAGATGGTAAAGCAATTTCTATTTCCCTCTTTGCAGGTGCTTTTGGTCTAGACCTGGGTATAGAACAAGCGGGATTTCACACAATAATTGTAGTTGAAAAAGACCGCGATGCGACAAAAACGATCGCTCTCAATCGACCTCATCTTCAAGAAAGTACCGTTCCCAGAGAAATCGAAAAAGTTAGTACCCAAGATTTACTTGCAGAAGGAGGAAGAGTTTTAAAATTAGACCGCGTTTTACGTCCTGGTGAAGTAGACTTAGTGACTGGTGGCCCACCTTGTCAGCCATTTAGTACCGCCGGAAAAAGAGGTTCAGTGATAGACCCTCGCGGCAGTTTATTTATGCAGTTTATTCGCATCGTTAAAGAAGTGCAACCGCGTTTTTTCTTAATGGAAAATGTGAGAGGTTTGCTTTCTGCACCTATTCGCCACAGACCAATTAATCAAAGGGGAAAAAATTATCCACCATTAGAACCTGATGAAATGTCAGGTGCGGCGTTGAGAGTGGTATTAGCAGAAATGAAAGAACTAGGCTACAGTGTAGTTTATAATCTTTTAGAAGCAGCAGATTACGGCGTTCCCCAAAACAGAGAACGGGTAATATTTATTGGTTCTAGAGATAGCGAAGCTGCTACATTTCCTCTCGCTAAATATTCCAAAAATGGCAAAAGTTTACCTAAGTGGCGTACTTTAAGAGACGCTTTAACAAGTTTAGTCGATCCAGAAATAGAATTTATCGCTTACTCAGAAAGCAGATTAAAGTATTTAAAATTACTAAAAGCAGGACAAAAATGGAGAGATTTACCAGCAGAATTAATCAAAGAAGCAATGGGAGGCGCTTACAATTCAGGAGGCGGAAAAGTTGGGTTTTATAGAAGATTATCTTGGGATAAGCCTTCACCAACAGTAACGACAAGTCCTCATCAGAAAGCAACAGATATGTGTCACCCTGTAGAATTGCGTCCTTTAAGCGTGGGCGAATGTGCAAAAATTCAAACTTTCCCGGATCGCTGGATTTTTCATGGTTCAGTAACTTCTAAATACAAACAAATTGGTAATGCAGTTCCAGTATTGCTAGCTAAAGAAATTGGTAGTTATCTTTTCGACTTAATTCAAGGAAATAAACCAAAAGGTAAAGAAATCGCCGAACAACTATCACTGTTTTCTCTATAA
- a CDS encoding DNA cytosine methyltransferase, producing the protein MIDGKAISISLFAGAFGLDLGIEQAGFHTISVVEKDRDATKTIALNRPHLQESAVPREIDAILQDLLNLE; encoded by the coding sequence ATGATAGACGGTAAAGCTATTTCTATTTCCCTCTTTGCAGGTGCTTTTGGTCTAGACCTGGGTATAGAACAAGCGGGATTTCACACAATAAGTGTAGTTGAAAAAGACCGCGATGCCACAAAAACGATCGCTCTCAATCGACCTCATCTTCAAGAAAGTGCAGTTCCCAGAGAGATCGATGCTATACTCCAAGATTTGTTAAACTTAGAGTGA